From a single Paraburkholderia sp. FT54 genomic region:
- the ispH gene encoding 4-hydroxy-3-methylbut-2-enyl diphosphate reductase, whose amino-acid sequence MRVILAQPRGFCAGVVRAIEIVDRALQQHGAPVYVRHEIVHNRHVVDNLRQKGARFVEELDEVPQGAVAIFSAHGVAQTVERDAQARGLDVLDATCPLVTKVHVQGRQYVSAGRTLILIGHAGHPEVEGTIGQIPGKVLLVQSEAEVEHLDLPLDTPLAYVTQTTLSVDDTRGIIDALLRRFTDIVGPDTRDICYATQNRQAAVRELSKQVDVLLVVGATNSSNSNRLREIGSESGVASYLVADGSEVKPEWFANVQAVGITAGASAPEEMVRNVIDALSALGPVDVTTMAGREEKVEFKLPSKLMQPLAAREV is encoded by the coding sequence ATGCGAGTCATCCTTGCTCAACCCCGCGGCTTTTGTGCGGGCGTTGTTCGCGCGATCGAGATCGTCGATCGTGCGTTACAGCAACACGGCGCACCCGTGTATGTCCGCCACGAGATTGTTCACAATCGGCACGTGGTCGACAATCTGCGCCAGAAAGGCGCGCGCTTCGTCGAGGAACTCGACGAAGTGCCGCAAGGCGCCGTGGCGATTTTCAGCGCGCATGGTGTCGCCCAGACCGTCGAGCGTGACGCGCAAGCGCGGGGTCTCGACGTGCTCGACGCGACCTGCCCGCTGGTCACCAAAGTGCACGTGCAGGGCCGCCAGTACGTCAGCGCCGGCCGCACGCTGATTCTGATCGGCCACGCCGGGCATCCGGAAGTGGAAGGCACGATCGGCCAGATTCCAGGCAAAGTGCTGCTGGTGCAGAGCGAGGCCGAGGTCGAACATCTGGACCTGCCGCTCGACACGCCGCTCGCTTATGTCACGCAAACCACGCTGTCGGTGGACGACACGCGTGGCATTATCGACGCGCTGCTGCGCCGTTTCACCGACATCGTCGGTCCGGATACGCGCGACATCTGCTACGCCACGCAAAACCGCCAGGCGGCGGTGCGCGAGTTGAGCAAACAGGTCGACGTGCTGCTGGTGGTGGGCGCAACCAATAGTTCGAACTCGAACCGGCTGCGCGAGATCGGCAGCGAAAGCGGCGTGGCGAGCTATCTCGTCGCCGACGGTTCGGAAGTGAAGCCGGAGTGGTTTGCTAACGTGCAAGCGGTCGGCATCACGGCCGGCGCTTCGGCGCCGGAAGAGATGGTCAGAAACGTAATCGATGCGCTGAGCGCATTGGGGCCTGTCGATGTCACGACGATGGCGGGCCGTGAAGAAAAAGTCGAATTCAAGTTGCCATCGAAGCTGATGCAACCACTCGCTGCACGCGAAGTTTAA
- the hpnC gene encoding squalene synthase HpnC, whose protein sequence is MDVEQYENFPVASVLLPKALRAPIGTIYQVVRTAADIADEGDWSAAERHARLADFRAGLDAVAARRAAPVHPLLFGKLAGVVAQYKLPLAPFYDLLHACGQGIDTSRYADRAALLDYCRHSANPLGHLMLHLIDAATPENLADADAICTASQLISFWLDVSADWKKDRVYLPRADMRRFNVTEAHIANGVADEDWRALMAHEVSFVRETLVRGAPLALRIPGRLGIELCGAVHGGLRFLERIEKAGYDVFHERPVLNTFDWCVVAARAVVMWLSRRVGVQARSIEGNA, encoded by the coding sequence ATGGACGTTGAACAGTACGAAAATTTTCCGGTCGCGAGCGTGTTGCTGCCAAAGGCGCTGCGCGCGCCTATCGGCACTATCTATCAGGTGGTCCGCACGGCGGCCGATATCGCCGACGAAGGCGACTGGAGCGCAGCCGAGCGCCACGCCCGTCTCGCCGACTTCCGCGCCGGCCTCGACGCGGTGGCGGCGCGGCGCGCGGCGCCGGTCCATCCGCTCCTGTTCGGCAAGCTGGCCGGCGTGGTGGCTCAGTATAAACTGCCGCTCGCGCCGTTCTACGATCTGCTCCACGCGTGCGGTCAGGGCATCGACACCAGTCGTTACGCCGACCGCGCCGCGCTGCTCGACTATTGCCGCCACTCGGCAAATCCGCTTGGGCATCTGATGCTGCATCTGATCGACGCGGCCACGCCGGAGAATCTCGCCGACGCCGACGCGATCTGCACGGCGTCGCAGTTGATCAGCTTCTGGCTGGACGTCTCCGCCGACTGGAAAAAGGACCGCGTGTATCTGCCGCGCGCCGATATGCGGCGCTTCAACGTGACCGAGGCGCACATCGCCAACGGTGTCGCCGATGAAGACTGGCGGGCGCTCATGGCGCACGAGGTGTCGTTCGTCCGCGAGACGCTGGTGCGCGGCGCGCCGCTCGCGTTGCGTATTCCGGGGCGGCTGGGCATCGAATTGTGCGGCGCCGTTCACGGTGGCCTGCGCTTTCTCGAACGAATCGAGAAGGCAGGCTACGACGTGTTTCACGAGCGGCCGGTGCTCAATACGTTTGACTGGTGCGTCGTCGCGGCTCGGGCCGTGGTGATGTGGCTGTCGCGGCGCGTCGGCGTGCAAGCGCGTTCAATCGAGGGTAATGCTTAA
- a CDS encoding Mpo1-like protein has translation MRTLTQQLTQYAAYHRDRRNIATHFIGIPMIVLALAVLLSRPAFAVGALPWTLSPAWVVFFAATLYYLVLDVPLGVMMAFVSALCVAFGQWAAAQSTFAWLVIGVGLFLVGWVFQFIGHIAYEHRKPAFVDDVIGLLIGPVFVLAEALFGFGWRPALREAIEAQVGPTRINADQTAAHR, from the coding sequence ATGAGAACGCTGACGCAACAGCTTACGCAGTACGCGGCCTACCATCGTGACCGGCGCAATATCGCCACGCACTTCATCGGCATTCCGATGATCGTGCTGGCGTTGGCGGTGCTGTTGAGCCGGCCCGCTTTCGCGGTCGGCGCACTGCCATGGACGCTATCGCCGGCGTGGGTAGTATTCTTCGCGGCCACGCTCTACTACCTGGTGCTGGACGTGCCGCTCGGCGTGATGATGGCGTTCGTGTCCGCACTCTGCGTCGCGTTCGGCCAGTGGGCGGCGGCGCAATCCACATTCGCGTGGCTCGTGATCGGCGTCGGACTCTTTCTGGTCGGCTGGGTGTTTCAGTTCATCGGACACATTGCCTACGAACATCGCAAGCCGGCCTTCGTCGACGATGTAATCGGCCTGCTGATCGGACCAGTGTTCGTGCTGGCCGAAGCGTTGTTCGGCTTCGGCTGGCGGCCTGCGCTGCGCGAAGCGATCGAGGCGCAGGTCGGTCCGACGCGGATCAATGCGGACCAGACAGCGGCACATCGCTAG
- a CDS encoding lytic transglycosylase domain-containing protein, producing MAIILAAIFVSFAGAARAADAQSVAQASIVASEATSETSLPTLSDITAVLRAQFRVAPTESLKIARAVLIEADRHAVSPVLLLAVMAVESGFDRHAVSVAGARGLMQILPAAHPQLIATATDLSDPAINVRIGSTILRRYLDESGGDLDTALLRYSGGGRGYARRVALSMQRFDASLRRE from the coding sequence TTGGCGATCATCCTTGCAGCGATCTTTGTCTCGTTCGCCGGTGCCGCGCGTGCGGCTGACGCTCAGTCCGTTGCACAAGCATCCATCGTGGCGAGCGAGGCGACTTCAGAAACCAGCTTGCCGACACTCAGCGATATCACCGCCGTGCTGCGCGCGCAATTTCGCGTGGCGCCGACGGAATCGCTGAAGATCGCGCGCGCGGTGCTGATCGAAGCCGATCGTCACGCCGTCTCGCCCGTCTTGCTGCTTGCGGTGATGGCGGTTGAATCGGGCTTCGATCGGCATGCGGTGAGTGTCGCGGGCGCGCGAGGGCTCATGCAGATTTTGCCCGCCGCGCATCCGCAATTGATCGCGACGGCGACCGATCTGTCCGATCCGGCAATCAACGTGCGGATCGGCTCGACCATTCTGCGCCGCTACCTCGACGAGAGCGGCGGCGATCTCGATACCGCCTTGCTTCGCTACAGCGGCGGCGGGCGCGGCTATGCGCGGCGTGTCGCGCTGAGTATGCAGCGTTTCGACGCAAGCCTGCGCCGCGAATGA
- the egtD gene encoding L-histidine N(alpha)-methyltransferase, which produces MTQPALSHDASPDLRSAFAADVRAGLTHTPQKELPSKYLYDEVGSALFEVITVLPEYGVTRAEERLLARHAADIVAHLPHDVTVAELGSGSGRKTRRILEALCKKRPTSYCPIEISRSALQLCRRELGDIERISIVGYERDYLAGLAEVSKQRAADERLLVLFLGSTIGNFGRLAATRFLRDIRNMLAPGDALLLGTDLIKPTPVLVAAYDDSIGVTASFNLNLLARINRELDGDFPLEAFEHVARFNPDARSIEMHLRAKRDITARVGAAKLTISLKAGETIWTESSHKYRAEEMPAIAGDAGFVCSHQWVEEEWGFAESLLLAR; this is translated from the coding sequence ATGACCCAGCCAGCCCTATCGCACGACGCATCGCCCGACCTACGCTCCGCCTTTGCCGCCGACGTTCGCGCCGGCCTCACCCATACGCCGCAGAAAGAACTGCCCTCGAAGTACCTCTATGACGAAGTGGGCTCCGCGCTGTTCGAAGTGATTACCGTGCTACCGGAATACGGCGTGACGCGCGCCGAGGAGCGCCTGCTCGCCAGGCACGCCGCGGATATCGTCGCGCACCTGCCGCATGACGTGACGGTCGCCGAACTCGGCAGCGGCAGCGGCCGTAAAACACGGCGCATTCTGGAAGCGCTGTGTAAAAAGCGCCCCACTTCTTACTGCCCGATTGAAATTTCGCGCAGTGCGTTGCAGTTGTGCAGGCGCGAACTCGGCGACATCGAGCGGATTTCGATTGTGGGTTACGAACGCGATTATCTGGCCGGCCTCGCTGAAGTCAGCAAGCAGCGCGCTGCGGACGAACGGTTACTCGTACTGTTTCTTGGCAGTACGATCGGTAATTTCGGCAGACTGGCGGCGACGCGTTTCCTGCGCGATATCCGCAACATGCTCGCTCCCGGCGATGCGTTGCTGCTCGGCACGGATCTGATCAAGCCGACTCCCGTATTGGTGGCCGCCTACGACGACTCGATCGGCGTCACCGCGTCGTTCAATCTGAACCTGCTCGCGCGCATCAATCGCGAACTCGACGGCGACTTTCCGCTCGAGGCGTTCGAACACGTCGCGCGCTTCAACCCTGACGCGCGCAGCATCGAAATGCATCTGCGGGCGAAGCGCGATATCACCGCGCGCGTGGGCGCGGCGAAGCTGACGATATCGCTCAAGGCGGGCGAAACGATCTGGACCGAGAGCAGCCACAAATATCGCGCGGAAGAGATGCCCGCGATTGCCGGCGACGCCGGCTTCGTGTGCAGCCATCAATGGGTCGAGGAAGAATGGGGCTTTGCGGAGAGCCTGCTGCTGGCGCGTTGA
- a CDS encoding DNA/RNA non-specific endonuclease, which yields MKKWFACLLFAVAAHASAAPSCTQFTPNAQWPVLSNQKMAPKTRMLCYSDFAVLHSGITHGPLWSAELLTRDHIEAAKDMVRTNKFFEDARLPDGEGATLADYKRSGFDRGHMSPAGNRWNQEAMAQSFSLANVVPQNRENNQRLWARIETSVRKIAVSYDDTYVVTGPIFNGQQLQTIGPTRVFVPTQLFKVVYVPSRKMAFAVVVDNVSTNRYDIKTIHELEAASGIRFPGIPENLKDQRPGGLKGV from the coding sequence ATGAAGAAGTGGTTTGCCTGTCTGTTGTTCGCCGTTGCCGCTCACGCGAGCGCAGCGCCCTCCTGCACCCAATTCACACCGAATGCGCAATGGCCGGTTCTGAGCAATCAGAAGATGGCCCCGAAAACGCGCATGCTTTGCTATAGCGATTTCGCGGTTTTGCATTCGGGCATCACGCACGGTCCGCTGTGGTCCGCCGAGCTTCTGACGCGCGACCATATCGAAGCCGCCAAAGACATGGTGCGCACCAACAAGTTCTTCGAAGACGCGCGCCTGCCGGACGGCGAAGGCGCCACGCTCGCGGACTACAAGCGCAGCGGATTCGATCGTGGTCATATGAGCCCGGCGGGTAATCGCTGGAATCAGGAGGCGATGGCACAATCGTTCTCGCTCGCCAACGTCGTGCCGCAAAACCGCGAAAACAATCAGCGTCTGTGGGCACGCATTGAAACGTCGGTGCGCAAGATCGCGGTGTCGTACGACGATACCTATGTGGTCACCGGCCCGATCTTCAACGGCCAGCAGTTGCAGACCATCGGACCGACGCGCGTCTTCGTGCCGACGCAGTTATTCAAGGTGGTCTACGTGCCGTCGCGGAAGATGGCATTTGCCGTGGTGGTGGACAATGTCTCGACCAACAGATACGACATCAAGACGATTCACGAACTCGAAGCAGCATCGGGCATCCGTTTTCCGGGCATTCCCGAGAACCTCAAAGATCAGCGACCGGGAGGACTGAAAGGTGTTTAA
- a CDS encoding DUF3564 domain-containing protein — MRLTILINGSDPTVSHDYAVLWLDTDEHRWSREAHQGIDLPPWGELRDDNGVTTLCAPSTDAPLCTLRGLHVDRKQRVSAAQGAAAWTALPTRAPTNGFWRLQAVDRQQVHAEHSVFGN; from the coding sequence ATGCGACTGACCATCCTCATCAACGGTTCCGATCCCACCGTCAGCCACGACTACGCTGTGCTATGGCTCGATACCGACGAACACCGGTGGTCGAGAGAAGCACATCAAGGGATCGATCTGCCCCCCTGGGGCGAGCTACGCGACGATAACGGCGTGACGACCCTCTGTGCGCCAAGCACGGATGCGCCGCTATGCACGCTGCGCGGCTTGCACGTAGACCGCAAGCAACGCGTGAGCGCCGCGCAAGGCGCCGCGGCATGGACCGCTCTACCGACGCGCGCGCCGACAAACGGTTTTTGGCGTCTGCAAGCAGTGGACCGCCAGCAGGTCCACGCCGAACACAGCGTATTCGGCAATTAG
- the hpnA gene encoding hopanoid-associated sugar epimerase gives MTEQNRDLVLVTGASGFVGSSVARIAQQKGFRVRVLVRATSPRQNVESLDAEIVIGDMRDEASMRNALHGVRYLLHVAADYRLWAPDPTEIERSNLEGTEATMRAALKEGVERIVYTSSVATLKVTSSGQSADETSPLKADQAIGVYKRSKVLAERAVERMIAEDGLPAVIVNPSTPIGPRDVKPTPTGRIIVEAALGKIPAFVDTGLNLVHVDDVAAGHFLALERGKIGERYILGGENLPLQQMLADIAALTGRKAPTLSLPRWPLYPLAMGAEAVAKITKREPFVTVDGLKMSKNKMYFTSAKAERELGYSARPYREGLSDALDWFRQAGYLKP, from the coding sequence ATGACCGAACAGAATCGCGATCTCGTGCTCGTCACCGGCGCTTCCGGCTTTGTCGGCTCGTCGGTGGCGCGCATCGCGCAACAGAAGGGTTTCAGAGTGCGCGTGCTGGTGCGCGCCACCAGTCCGCGGCAGAACGTCGAGTCGCTGGACGCGGAAATCGTGATCGGCGATATGCGCGACGAAGCGTCGATGCGCAACGCGCTGCACGGCGTGCGCTATCTGCTGCATGTGGCCGCCGACTATCGCCTGTGGGCGCCGGACCCGACCGAGATCGAGCGCTCGAACCTCGAAGGCACCGAGGCGACCATGCGCGCGGCGTTGAAGGAAGGCGTCGAGCGCATTGTCTACACCAGCAGCGTGGCCACGCTGAAAGTGACCAGTTCCGGCCAGTCCGCCGATGAAACTTCGCCACTCAAAGCCGATCAGGCGATCGGCGTGTACAAGCGCAGCAAGGTGCTGGCCGAGCGCGCGGTGGAGCGGATGATCGCCGAAGACGGCCTGCCGGCGGTGATCGTCAATCCGTCCACGCCGATCGGACCGCGCGACGTCAAGCCGACGCCGACCGGACGCATCATCGTGGAAGCGGCACTCGGCAAGATTCCCGCGTTCGTCGACACGGGCCTGAATCTCGTGCACGTGGACGACGTCGCGGCCGGCCATTTTCTCGCACTCGAACGCGGCAAGATCGGCGAGCGCTATATTCTCGGCGGCGAAAATCTGCCGCTTCAGCAGATGCTCGCGGATATCGCGGCGCTGACCGGCCGCAAGGCGCCGACGCTGAGCCTGCCGCGCTGGCCGCTCTATCCGCTGGCCATGGGCGCGGAAGCGGTCGCCAAGATCACGAAACGCGAACCGTTCGTCACCGTCGACGGCTTGAAAATGTCGAAAAACAAGATGTATTTCACGTCGGCGAAAGCGGAACGGGAACTCGGCTATAGCGCGCGCCCCTATCGCGAGGGCTTGAGCGACGCCCTCGACTGGTTCCGGCAAGCGGGCTATTTGAAGCCATGA
- a CDS encoding 4-hydroxy-tetrahydrodipicolinate synthase, which translates to MFSGIWLPIVTPLRNGEVDIDSLQRLAEYYLRTEISGIVALSTTGEAALLEEAERLTVLQALTEVTGSRLPMLIGVGGSNTRDVLRDIQRYERWECAGYLVSAPSYVCPDQAGVQWHFEQAALATERPIVLYNVPHRTGVTIAPDTVARLVECGNIVAIKECVKEHFAKLSALPINVLCGTDEALDDCLHHGGTGGILASAHVCADLLVTFQDLLRAERDVDARNLFACLLPVLRLLFAAPNPSAIKAMLAFDHSLSDETRMPISRASAQLVERLSTARDRLQDLRAEYAGVMN; encoded by the coding sequence ATGTTCTCAGGTATCTGGTTGCCCATCGTTACACCGCTGCGTAACGGCGAAGTCGATATCGACTCATTGCAGCGTCTCGCGGAATACTACTTGCGCACGGAGATCAGCGGTATCGTCGCGTTGAGCACGACGGGCGAAGCCGCCTTGCTGGAGGAAGCGGAGCGCCTCACCGTTTTGCAGGCGCTGACCGAAGTGACCGGCTCCCGTCTGCCGATGCTGATCGGCGTCGGCGGATCGAATACGCGCGACGTTCTGCGCGATATTCAGCGCTATGAGCGTTGGGAGTGCGCGGGTTATCTGGTCTCCGCGCCGTCATACGTGTGTCCGGACCAAGCCGGCGTGCAGTGGCACTTCGAGCAGGCCGCGCTCGCGACCGAGCGTCCCATCGTCCTCTATAACGTGCCGCACCGAACCGGCGTGACGATCGCGCCGGATACGGTCGCGCGGCTCGTCGAGTGCGGCAACATCGTCGCGATCAAGGAGTGCGTGAAGGAGCATTTCGCCAAGTTGAGCGCCCTGCCGATCAACGTCCTGTGCGGCACGGACGAAGCCCTGGACGATTGTCTGCATCACGGCGGAACAGGCGGCATTCTCGCCAGTGCACATGTCTGCGCCGACCTGCTGGTCACGTTCCAGGACCTGCTCAGGGCTGAACGCGATGTGGACGCGCGCAACCTGTTCGCCTGCCTGCTGCCGGTTCTGCGGCTCCTGTTCGCCGCGCCGAATCCGTCCGCGATCAAAGCCATGCTGGCCTTCGATCATTCGCTCAGCGACGAGACGCGCATGCCGATCTCGCGCGCTTCGGCGCAACTCGTCGAACGTCTGAGCACCGCGCGCGACAGGCTGCAGGATTTGCGCGCCGAGTATGCCGGCGTGATGAACTAG
- a CDS encoding acylphosphatase, with protein sequence MAPDLDQRIETYYVRVRGTVQGVGFRHATVRQAHALGIKGWVANLDDGSVEAMLQGSANQVDRMLSWLRHGPPAARVTEVAGEERATEKRYERFEQH encoded by the coding sequence ATGGCCCCGGATCTGGATCAGCGGATCGAAACGTATTACGTGCGCGTGCGCGGCACCGTGCAAGGCGTCGGCTTTCGCCACGCGACCGTGCGGCAGGCTCACGCGCTCGGTATCAAGGGATGGGTGGCGAATCTCGATGACGGTTCCGTCGAAGCCATGTTGCAGGGCTCGGCTAACCAGGTGGACCGCATGTTGTCGTGGCTGCGGCACGGGCCGCCGGCGGCGCGCGTGACCGAGGTAGCCGGCGAAGAGCGCGCCACCGAAAAGCGCTACGAGCGTTTCGAACAGCACTGA
- the rarD gene encoding EamA family transporter RarD, translated as MNQYDPKRGIALSVCASAMFALLSAYATLLAPLSGLDIFAWRIIWTVPGALLLVALRKRLPILRRLLYRMVTEPKLGVAMIVSAALLGAQLWVFLWAPLHGRMLDVSLGYFLLPLVMVLVGRFYYHERIDGLQWLAVACAAAGVGHELWVTGAFSWPTLLVALGYPPYFVLRRKINQDSLAMFTVEMALLLPPAILFVISGGSLAMISGRLDMWCLLLPGLGALSTIALASYLKASRLLPVALFGILGYVEPVLLVLISITLLGETLSAAQLATYGPIWIAVALTALHSVRLVRLAPN; from the coding sequence ATGAACCAGTATGACCCGAAGCGCGGGATCGCATTGTCGGTGTGCGCGTCCGCGATGTTTGCATTACTGTCCGCTTACGCCACACTGCTCGCGCCGCTGAGCGGCCTCGATATTTTCGCCTGGCGCATCATATGGACGGTCCCGGGCGCGCTGTTGCTCGTGGCGTTGCGAAAGCGCCTGCCCATTCTCCGGCGACTTCTTTACCGCATGGTGACCGAGCCGAAGCTCGGCGTGGCGATGATCGTGAGCGCGGCCTTGCTCGGCGCGCAATTGTGGGTATTTCTCTGGGCGCCGCTGCATGGCCGGATGCTCGACGTCTCCCTCGGCTATTTCCTGCTGCCGCTAGTGATGGTGCTCGTCGGGCGCTTCTACTACCACGAACGTATCGACGGTTTGCAGTGGTTGGCAGTTGCATGCGCGGCTGCCGGCGTCGGCCATGAACTTTGGGTGACGGGCGCCTTTTCGTGGCCGACCTTGCTGGTCGCACTCGGCTATCCGCCGTATTTCGTGCTGCGCCGCAAAATCAATCAGGACTCGCTCGCGATGTTCACTGTGGAAATGGCGCTGCTGCTGCCACCGGCGATATTGTTCGTGATCAGCGGCGGGTCGCTGGCGATGATCTCAGGCCGTCTCGACATGTGGTGTCTATTGCTGCCTGGCCTCGGCGCGCTGAGCACCATTGCGCTGGCGTCGTATCTCAAGGCGAGCCGGTTGTTGCCGGTCGCATTGTTCGGCATTCTCGGCTATGTCGAGCCGGTGTTGCTCGTGCTGATCTCGATCACGTTGCTCGGCGAAACGCTGAGCGCCGCGCAGTTGGCCACCTACGGTCCAATCTGGATTGCCGTCGCGTTGACGGCATTGCATAGCGTGCGCCTTGTGCGCCTCGCGCCGAACTGA
- a CDS encoding glycosyltransferase, with product MAVVLFLLSCLSLLIWCVLLFARGGFWRARPAAPLTVGPRATWPAVAAVVPARNEVDVIAEAVTTLLQQDYAGEFHVIVVDDHSTDGTADAARAAALQLQCPGRLTVLSAKPLPPGWSGKVWAQSQGIEAVRTLGLSADFLLLTDADIGHPADAVAQLVARADAEQRDLVSLMVRLRCDSFWEKALIPAFVFFFAKLYPFSWVNNPRNRTAAAAGGCMLVRRSALEEAGGIESIRAELIDDCSLAARIKHRGTGRHPIRLDVAARSVSLRPYDSWREIWNMIARTAFTQLHYSPLLLAGTLAGMTIIYLMPPVAALVLGPTGWPAWLGWAAMCCAYAPMLSYYRRSPLWAPFLPLVALFYVGATFASAVRYWRGKGGQWKARVQAPVQER from the coding sequence ATGGCGGTGGTTCTGTTTCTTCTTTCGTGTCTATCCCTGCTGATCTGGTGTGTGTTGCTGTTCGCGCGCGGCGGTTTCTGGCGCGCGCGTCCTGCCGCGCCGCTGACCGTCGGGCCGCGCGCAACGTGGCCGGCGGTCGCCGCCGTGGTGCCGGCTCGCAATGAAGTCGACGTGATCGCCGAGGCGGTCACCACGCTGCTTCAGCAGGACTATGCCGGCGAATTCCACGTGATCGTCGTCGACGACCACAGCACCGACGGCACCGCCGACGCCGCTCGCGCGGCCGCGCTGCAGTTGCAATGCCCGGGCCGTCTGACCGTACTGAGCGCGAAGCCGCTGCCGCCGGGCTGGTCCGGCAAGGTGTGGGCGCAATCGCAGGGTATCGAGGCCGTGCGCACGCTCGGCCTGTCCGCGGACTTCCTCTTGCTGACCGACGCCGACATCGGCCATCCCGCCGACGCGGTCGCGCAACTCGTCGCGCGTGCGGACGCGGAACAGCGCGATCTCGTCTCGCTGATGGTGCGTCTGCGCTGCGATTCGTTCTGGGAAAAGGCGCTGATTCCGGCCTTCGTCTTCTTCTTTGCCAAGTTGTACCCGTTCTCGTGGGTCAACAACCCGCGCAATCGCACGGCGGCGGCCGCGGGCGGCTGCATGCTGGTGCGCCGTAGCGCGCTGGAAGAAGCGGGTGGCATCGAGTCGATCCGCGCCGAGTTGATCGACGACTGCAGCCTCGCCGCGCGCATCAAGCATCGCGGCACGGGGCGTCATCCGATCCGGCTGGATGTGGCGGCGCGCAGCGTGTCGCTGCGCCCGTACGACAGCTGGCGTGAGATCTGGAACATGATCGCGCGCACGGCATTCACGCAGCTGCATTACTCGCCGTTGCTGCTGGCGGGCACGCTGGCCGGCATGACGATCATTTACCTGATGCCGCCGGTCGCCGCGCTGGTGCTCGGCCCGACTGGCTGGCCGGCGTGGCTCGGGTGGGCGGCCATGTGCTGCGCTTATGCGCCGATGCTCAGCTACTATCGCCGCTCGCCGTTGTGGGCGCCGTTTCTGCCGCTGGTCGCGTTGTTCTATGTCGGCGCGACGTTTGCGTCGGCCGTGCGCTACTGGCGCGGCAAGGGCGGGCAGTGGAAGGCGCGGGTTCAGGCGCCGGTGCAGGAACGCTGA
- a CDS encoding DUF4410 domain-containing protein, whose product MLHRFLQCTLMAGCLSVVAVSAAADSAPFAAPVPIVYVADFDLDVANVTPDSGPGQRVRRLRGLLPSGPGPMGQDKNPQEHAKHIVDEMADALTEDLKKAGVDARRSAPGQSLPTVGWQVRGVFLSVDDGNRLRRAMVGFGAGQNGIQVAVSCDSLGAADLPPLYQAVEEADSKGMPGAVIKLNPYVIAAKFVMASGDEKKTIKKTAQEISDAVIAKLHGAAQ is encoded by the coding sequence ATGCTGCATCGATTTCTGCAATGCACGCTGATGGCGGGATGCCTGAGCGTGGTGGCCGTCAGCGCAGCAGCGGATAGTGCACCGTTCGCTGCGCCGGTGCCGATCGTCTATGTGGCCGACTTCGATCTGGACGTCGCGAACGTGACGCCGGACAGCGGACCGGGCCAACGCGTGCGCCGCCTGCGCGGTTTGCTGCCGAGCGGACCGGGACCGATGGGGCAGGACAAGAATCCGCAGGAGCACGCCAAACACATCGTGGATGAAATGGCGGACGCGCTGACGGAAGACCTGAAAAAGGCTGGCGTCGACGCGCGTCGCAGTGCGCCGGGTCAATCGTTGCCGACTGTCGGCTGGCAAGTGCGCGGCGTGTTTCTGAGCGTGGACGACGGCAATCGCCTCAGGCGTGCGATGGTGGGTTTCGGCGCCGGTCAGAACGGCATTCAGGTGGCGGTGTCGTGCGACAGCCTCGGGGCGGCTGATTTGCCGCCGCTGTATCAGGCCGTCGAGGAAGCGGACAGCAAGGGCATGCCGGGCGCGGTCATCAAATTGAATCCGTACGTGATCGCCGCCAAGTTCGTGATGGCGAGCGGCGACGAGAAGAAGACGATCAAGAAAACGGCTCAGGAGATTTCAGATGCGGTGATCGCCAAGCTGCATGGCGCAGCGCAGTAG